GGCGATGTACTGTTGATCGACATCCAGGTAGTCTTCGAGCGCTCGTTCGAATTCGGCCACGGCTTCGTCGGTTCGACCGAGCGCCTCGAACTCCTGCCCGATTTTGTTGTGCAACAGGTTGTGTTGGGGAAATAGCCGGGCTGCTTCTTGATACTGCGCTAGCGCCTCCTGGTGCTGGTTGTGGTCGCGCAGCCAATCACCCAGATTGTGATGGCCGGCCCAGGCGCCAGGGTTCTTGGCCACGTTGTTGCGAATGATGGTCTCATTGTCCTTGTAGGCATACGTGTCGTGGCGCGAGAGCGCGCCCAGGACGAGCAGCAGCCCGGCCGCCGCAGCCACGGCCGGGCGATCGCCGTTTGCTGAGAACGAACCGGCAACCCGCACGGCGCCCGCTACAGCCAGGGCGATCAGCGCCATGCTGGCGTGATATTGGAAGTGATCCGCGACGAACGAATACAGAAACCAGTACACGTCGAAGAAGCCGAGCGCCGGCGTCAAAACGCCGCCAAAAATCAACACCGCCGCCAGCGGCCCACGCCCGATGCGACGTCTCGCGCTCCACAGGCCGACCACCAGCGCCACGGCCGCGGCCGGAAACAGGTATTGCCAGGCGGCGCTCGCATCGATCTGCCAGCGCGGATACGTAATCGTCAGCGGGTAAGGCCACGCAAGCTTCGCGGCGTAGAACCAAACCGCCCGGCCCGCGATCAGGACCCGATCGACCAGCAAAAAGTCCCATTCCGGGCCCTCGGCGCCGATCGCCGTCTTCTCCAGCCGAATCGTGATCGTGGCAAGCGCCAAGCCGATCACAAAGAACGGGACAAGCCGGGCAACGTCGCGCAATTCCACGCGCCCGCGCTTCCACCAGAAAATAACCAACACGACCGCCGGCATGGTAAGGGTCGCACTCTTCGCGAGCACGGCGGCCGCGTAGAGCACCAGCGAGGCGACATAGAACAGCCATCGGCTCCCTTCTGCCGGCGCATCCGGCGCAAGCGCGCGCGGATCGTCGGGCGGCGAGAAACGGAGGTACGCCAGGATCGACAGAAGCGCGAACAGAGCCGAAAGCAGATTCTTGATTTCACTGGCCCACGCCACCGTCTCGACTTGCACAGGGTGAACCGCAAAGATGGCCGCGGCCAGCCAGGCGCCGGGTACGCTCAGCCGCACGAGCAATCGCCACAGCAAAAGCGAAACGCCGGCGTG
Above is a genomic segment from Pirellulales bacterium containing:
- a CDS encoding tetratricopeptide repeat protein, giving the protein MSSFSGWAWGVLLVAIVVLVYWPALDNGFVSDDSWFVFGISKLNTLAGLRDLWFKPGTAPQYNPLAQSVLWIENRICGTEPRLYHAVNIGLHAGVSLLLWRLLVRLSVPGAWLAAAIFAVHPVQVETVAWASEIKNLLSALFALLSILAYLRFSPPDDPRALAPDAPAEGSRWLFYVASLVLYAAAVLAKSATLTMPAVVLVIFWWKRGRVELRDVARLVPFFVIGLALATITIRLEKTAIGAEGPEWDFLLVDRVLIAGRAVWFYAAKLAWPYPLTITYPRWQIDASAAWQYLFPAAAVALVVGLWSARRRIGRGPLAAVLIFGGVLTPALGFFDVYWFLYSFVADHFQYHASMALIALAVAGAVRVAGSFSANGDRPAVAAAAGLLLVLGALSRHDTYAYKDNETIIRNNVAKNPGAWAGHHNLGDWLRDHNQHQEALAQYQEAARLFPQHNLLHNKIGQEFEALGRTDEAVAEFERALEDYLDVDQQYIAHSHLVQLLKASRRMNEMRMHAAAALRIAALRLPDNAQVQEDAGATFLAFGQLDESEQYLRKAVALNPRSASSHNLLGELLVKRGDARAAAAEFEAALSIDPRDAKAAENLRRLEADRMTPK